The window CCTGGTTGGCGAAGGGGGACTCGCCGTAGGAGACGGGCGCGCCGGGCGGGCGGGTCGTCACCAGCGGGGGGACCTCCGCGCGGCGGACCGTGCCGTCGGGCTGGAGGCGCGCGCCGACCGCGAAGAGGGCGTCCGTCACCGGGTTGTCGATGCTCTGGACGTTGCGTCCGCGTGAGGTCCAGCCGGCCCCGAGGGCGACCATCGTGTGCGTGAACACCGCAGGGGTGTGGCTGCTGTAGTACGAGCCGCCCTCCCCGCCCAGCAGCAGCGGGTCGTTGCCCGACAGGGCCGGCCTGCTCGGATCCGTGCGGTACGCCGGCCAGCCCTCGGCCCCCGCCAGCGCCTCGGCGCGCGCGGTGTGGCCCGGCCCCCAGGACGGGTAGTCGTCGAGGCCGCCCAGCTTGCCCTTGTGGCCGTAGGCGGTGGTCGCGGCCGCCTGGGCCAGCAGCACCGCGGCCAGCAGCCCGGCGGCCGGCAGGACCAGCCGACGGTGGCGCAGCGCCCACCAGGCCGCGCCCGCCGACACGAGCCCGCCGGCGAACAGCACGTACCCCCCGGTCGTGACCAGGGTGCTCCCGTGCGCCCACAGCACGGCGGCCGCGAGCACGCCCGCCCCCGCCGCCAGCGCCGGCGGCCGCGGCGGGCCCGCCGCCAGCCCGGTCCAGGCGGCGATCACGGCGATCCCGGCCAGGACGAAGGTCTGCCGGTACGGGCTTCCGTTCGGGGTCGCGAAGAGGTGCCAGGCCAGGTGGGTCGGTGCCCACTGGAGGGAGAGCGCCACGGCCACCGTGAGCCCCGCCCACCACAGCCGGGTGCGGGCCGGCGCCGCCCGGTGGAACGGCAGCGCGGCCACCAGCAGCAGCGTCCCGGTGCCCACGAAGACGGCGGGGGAGGAGAAGGAGTACGTCCCCGGCAGCAGCCGGGCGAAGAAGTCCGCCCAGGACACCGGCCGGAACTCCTTGGCCCACCCCGGGTACGCCTGCCCAGAGCTGAGGAACAGCGGAACCAGCACGGGCGCCGCGAGCGCGATCCCCAGCAGGGTCGTCCCCGCGGCCCGCGCGATCACCGCCACCCGGGTCCGGACTCCCTCCCGGGTCAGCACCACCCGTACCAGCAGCACCAGCGCCGCACCCAGCGTCGCCATGTAGGCGGTGTAGAAGTTCGCCGTCCAGCACACGGCAACGACCAGCGGCGCGAGCACCATCCGCCGCCCGCGCAGGGCCCATTCACCGGTCAGGCACAGCAGGGGGAAGGCGATCAGCCCGTCCAGCCACATCGGGTTGTACGAGGCCTCGATCACCGACCAGCCGCACAGCGCGTACGAGGCCCCGAGCAGCCCGGCCGCCCACCAGGGCCCGCGGCGCTGCGTGCGCAGCAGCCAGGCCATCGCGGCCGCCGCGGCCGCCGTCTTGAGCACCGTGACGGCGTACACCGCGAGGTCGATGTCCGCGCGCGGGAAGAGTCCGACGAGGATCGCGAAGGGGCTGGCCAGATAGGTGCCCAGGTCCGGCAGGAGACTCGTGCCGTACCCGGACCGCCAGTTGAACAGCAGCCCGCCCTCCGCGCGGCCGTGCAGCAGGTCCCACAGGTGCGCGTGGAACGGCACGAACTGATTGCCGAGGTCGTTGATGCTGCGGTGGCGCGACCCGTACGGGAAGACGCGGGCGGCGGCGTCCCCGGCGCACACGGCCACCGCCGTGAGCAGGGCGGCGAGCGCCGAGCCGAGCAGGCTCCGGCGGCGCGGCGAGGGGTGCGGCGAGTGGTTCGGCGAGTGGTGCGGTGTCGGCATAGTGGGCCGACCCTGGCACCACCGGGTGACCGGAGGGTGGCCTGCGCATGGCCGCCCGCCGATCCGGCCGTCGCCCGGCCGATCGGGTCACCGGTACGGGTGACGGGTGGCGCGGCGGGCCCGCCGATGCGGGCTGACTCGCCTATGAACGGTGCGTGTTCAGTCCGCGCGCGAATCG of the Streptomyces sp. NBC_01294 genome contains:
- a CDS encoding YfhO family protein, yielding MPTPHHSPNHSPHPSPRRRSLLGSALAALLTAVAVCAGDAAARVFPYGSRHRSINDLGNQFVPFHAHLWDLLHGRAEGGLLFNWRSGYGTSLLPDLGTYLASPFAILVGLFPRADIDLAVYAVTVLKTAAAAAAMAWLLRTQRRGPWWAAGLLGASYALCGWSVIEASYNPMWLDGLIAFPLLCLTGEWALRGRRMVLAPLVVAVCWTANFYTAYMATLGAALVLLVRVVLTREGVRTRVAVIARAAGTTLLGIALAAPVLVPLFLSSGQAYPGWAKEFRPVSWADFFARLLPGTYSFSSPAVFVGTGTLLLVAALPFHRAAPARTRLWWAGLTVAVALSLQWAPTHLAWHLFATPNGSPYRQTFVLAGIAVIAAWTGLAAGPPRPPALAAGAGVLAAAVLWAHGSTLVTTGGYVLFAGGLVSAGAAWWALRHRRLVLPAAGLLAAVLLAQAAATTAYGHKGKLGGLDDYPSWGPGHTARAEALAGAEGWPAYRTDPSRPALSGNDPLLLGGEGGSYYSSHTPAVFTHTMVALGAGWTSRGRNVQSIDNPVTDALFAVGARLQPDGTVRRAEVPPLVTTRPPGAPVSYGESPFANQELLLGARVYEDPLAPGTCRAGTEAYLWAPEYNATARLADGPAFRLNGNAPRNRAALQPMGVSRGPSSALVFDAAPPPRWTLSCLDRARLDTAVAALRASAATSLRVGSSQIRADLPEGATGTAVLSVPAIAGWTCNGRPAGAHLGLVALPLDGRTTTLACSFRPPGLIPGTLAAGAALVVLGGLALGRRQRT